The Bacillus sp. Y1 genome has a window encoding:
- a CDS encoding NAD(P)/FAD-dependent oxidoreductase yields the protein MKEDQTVYDITIIGGGPTGLFTAFYGGMRQATVKLIESLPQLGGQLSALYPEKYIYDVAGFPKVRAQQLVNNLKEQMATFNQTICLEQSVEKIEKQTDGIFKLTTNKEVHFSKTIIITAGNGAFQPRRLELENSSQYEGKNLYYFIDDLHQFAGQKVVVFGGGDSAVDWALMLEPIAEKVTIVHRREKFRAHEHSVQNLQHSKVEIKTPYVPADLLSNSKGDIAQVVLKNVNDKAEETVEVDAVICNYGFVSSLGPIKEWGLEISKNTIVVNSKMETNIPGIYAAGDICTYEGKVKLIACGFGEAPTAVNNAKTFIDPKAKAQPLHSSSMFK from the coding sequence TACTGCCTTCTATGGGGGAATGAGACAAGCTACTGTTAAATTGATTGAAAGCTTGCCACAGTTAGGTGGGCAGTTGTCCGCTTTATACCCTGAAAAATATATTTATGATGTTGCTGGATTTCCTAAAGTCCGGGCCCAGCAGTTAGTCAATAACCTGAAGGAGCAAATGGCTACATTTAATCAAACGATTTGCTTAGAGCAATCCGTTGAAAAAATAGAGAAACAAACGGATGGAATCTTTAAGTTAACAACGAATAAAGAAGTCCATTTTTCAAAAACAATCATCATCACCGCTGGCAACGGTGCCTTTCAACCTCGACGATTAGAGCTAGAAAACTCCTCCCAATACGAAGGAAAAAATCTATACTACTTTATTGACGATCTTCACCAATTCGCTGGTCAAAAGGTGGTCGTATTTGGCGGTGGAGATTCAGCGGTTGATTGGGCTTTAATGCTCGAACCAATTGCAGAAAAAGTAACGATTGTTCACCGACGTGAAAAGTTCCGGGCTCACGAGCACAGTGTACAAAACCTTCAACATTCCAAGGTGGAGATAAAAACTCCCTACGTCCCTGCTGATTTACTTTCGAACAGCAAAGGAGACATTGCTCAAGTTGTGCTAAAGAATGTGAATGATAAAGCAGAAGAAACCGTCGAAGTAGATGCTGTGATTTGTAACTACGGATTCGTTTCATCGCTTGGTCCCATCAAGGAATGGGGACTTGAGATTTCAAAAAACACCATCGTTGTGAATTCAAAAATGGAAACCAATATTCCCGGCATTTATGCAGCGGGCGATATCTGTACGTACGAAGGAAAAGTAAAGCTTATTGCCTGCGGCTTCGGTGAAGCACCAACGGCCGTTAACAATGCAAAAACATTTATTGATCCAAAGGCAAAAGCACAACCACTGCATAGTTCTTCGATGTTTAAGTAG
- a CDS encoding HesB/IscA family protein, which yields MKDIITVTEAAALQIKDMMKENEEENAYLRVAIKGGGCSGLSYGLGFAHEVEEGDKELVQHGITFLVDKESAPALVGTVIDYKHSLMGGGFTIENPNAIASCGCGSSFRTATNQGTPEEC from the coding sequence ATGAAAGACATTATTACTGTGACAGAAGCGGCTGCACTTCAAATAAAAGATATGATGAAAGAGAACGAAGAGGAAAATGCGTACTTACGCGTAGCGATTAAAGGTGGCGGCTGCAGTGGCCTATCGTATGGTCTTGGATTTGCTCATGAAGTAGAAGAAGGCGACAAGGAGCTTGTTCAACATGGAATTACATTCTTAGTTGATAAAGAAAGTGCTCCTGCCTTAGTAGGAACCGTTATTGACTATAAGCACTCCCTGATGGGTGGCGGCTTCACCATCGAAAATCCTAATGCCATAGCATCATGTGGGTGTGGTTCCTCTTTCCGTACAGCAACCAACCAAGGTACACCGGAAGAATGCTAA